ATGAGCTGTGTAATGATAGCTAGATAATCGCATGACGCCCTTGGCCGGACACCGGAGTGCCACTTGAGATTTGGCATCAATCTTCGCGGCGACCTCGCAAAGCTCGGCGATGAAGAACTTGCCTCGCAGCTTGAGACATGTCTGGCCTATCGTGAATGGCTTGAACCGCAGACTGGCGATTGGGTAAGCCGATGGGTGTACAAGATCGGCTTGGCAATGCCCTTCGGCAGAGGCCCTTTGCACGCCCCCATCTTTTACCGAGCGATGGGACGCCCTTTCGGCCGCTCTTTCAACGGTCGCTCGCTAGGGGATCTCTACGTCTTGGATTGCGAGATCAAAGACATCATCGATGAACTAAAGCGTCGAACGCGCGCAGCGTGACTGAAACACTCCAGCGCCTGACTAGTGTCTGCTTACGACCCATTGCAGAAGGCCCGGAGTTGGCAAATCGCAACTAAATGTTCAGCTCAGTTGAACCAAGAAGCCCAGTATCGAAATGAACGCTGGCGGTCAGCCGTGATTGCTCCTGACGTTGTCGACACGGGCCGCACGATGGCTCTTATTGGCTTCGCTCTTTTTATCGTCGGCTTCCCGTTTTTCTTAGGATTAGCGGAGGCATCGTTCAGATCGGCGCTTCTCATTGCCTCGTGCTACTTGGGCTTGTCCCTTGTCGTTTCAGCCGTATTCGCGTGGTCGTCTCAAACCGGACAGGGCCTCGCCTTCGCAATCCTGCTCATACCAGCATACTTGGCCATGTCGGCAGCGGCTTGGTGCGCTGGGCGCTCGATGGATTGGCTTATTCGCCGCTGGCGGGGCTGAGAAGCTAAGCTCGCTGCATCAACGTTCGCGTCGGGTCCAGTCGCGAGTGCGCCCGAACAGAACTGGAGCTAGTGGCTGCTTCCGACCCGATGCAGACCTTGGTTTCGGGACGCGCGCTACTCCCTGCGCGCAACAAAAAAGCCCGCCGGAACCCCGGCGGGCCTTTGAACCTCACGACTTCAACCGCGGCTCACGCCCTTGGGCGCAAACCGATCGAGTCCATCATCGCCTGGTCGCGGGCGGCTTCGGCGGCGCGCTCGGTCGCCTTCTCGCGGTCGTCGAGGATCTCGACCTTCTTCATGTCCTCGAAGGCCTCCTGGAGTTCGGCCTTGGCCTCCTCGAGCTGGCCCTTCAAATTGTCGGCGGACTGGCGGAGATTGTCGCGGCGGCCCAGCGCCGCCTTGGCATAGGTCGGGTAGGCGAAATGGGCGGGGTCGGAGATTCCGGCCCGGGCTTCCTCGCTCTGGATCTCGCGATCCAGATCGCTCGCCATGCGGTGGAAATCTGCGATCATCATCTCGATCTGGCTTACCCGGCGACGTTTCTCGTCCACCTGGAAGCGCTTGAGACGCAGTAACGTGTCTCGCGACTTCATGTCGTTTCCAACTCCTGATCACGCATGGGGCGCGCGCCGACCCCTCGGCGCTCGCCCGGAACTCCTGCCGCGAGACAAAAAGCACAATGGCGCAAGGAGGTTGATCGTTCCTTACCGGAAAGCCTCGCATTCGCTGCATGGGCAGCGCGCGCGGCTGCTGCTGACGCATGACGGCGGCAGCGGGTAGTAGCGGGGTGTCCGGGCCGCTCCCGCGCCCCGCCGCCTGCCTCCGGGATTGCCCGCCTTGCCAGCCTTTCCGCGCCTTCCCGAGCACGGCCTGCTGATCTGCGGCCTCGTCGTCACCCGCATCGTCGGCTGGGGCTCCACCTTCTATGCGCTCTCGGTCGTGTCGCGCGACATCCAGCGCGACCTCTCCCTGGACGTCACCACCGTCTTCGGCGGCATCACGCTGCTCCTCCTGACCGGGGCGGCGCTGGCGCCGGCCGTCGGCCGCCATCTCGACCGATCCGGCACGCGCGGCGCGATGTGCCTGGGCGCGCTGTTCTGCGCGCTCGGCCTCGTGCTGCTCAGCCTCGCGCAGGGGCCGATCAGCTATCTGGCGAGCTGGGTCGTGATCGGCATCGGGCATGCCTTCTCGCTCGCCAATGTCGGCGGCGTCACGATCGCGCATCTGGTCGGGCCGCAGGCGCGGCGGGTGATCGGCCTGATGATGCTGGCGACAGGCCTGTCCTCGACGGTGTTCTGGCCGCTCACCGCCGCCCTCTCGGCCGGTTTCGGCTGGCGGACGACCTGGCTGATCTTCGCGGCGATGCAGATTGTGATCGTGCTGCCGATCTATGCCGCCGTGCCCCGCTACCGCCAGGGCGCAGCCGACGTTCCTGTGTCTGCCGCCGGTGCACCGCGCCCGGACGAGGCGCGTGTCGCGCCGGTCGATCGCCGTACGGCGTTCTGGCTGGTCGCGGCGATCTTCTCCGCGAGCGGGCTGGTCTCCTGGGGCCTGCCGCTGCATCTGATCGACCTGCTGCAGAATGCGGGGATCGGTGCGGCGGAGGCCGTCGCCATCGCGGCGCTGAGCGGGCCGGCGACGCTGCTGGCGCGGCTCGTCGATGCGACGCTCGGCGACCGGCTGCCGGTGGAGCGGACGGCGCTGGCCGGGCTGGTGCTCGGCCCGCTCGCCTGCCTGATGCTGGTGGTGCTGCCGGGCACGCCGCTCGCCGCGAGCGGCTTCGTGCTCTGCTTCAGTGCCGCCATGGGCGTGATCTCGGTGGCGCGGGCGACGCTGCCGCTCGCGCTGTTCGGCCGCCAGGCCTATGGCACGCTGATGGGCCGATTGACGGTGCCGCAGAACCTCGCCTTCGCAGCGGCGCCGCTGCTCTTCGCCGCGATGATCGAGCATCTCGGGCGCGACCAGGCGCTGGTCGCCGCCGCCGCGATCCAGGGGCTGGCCGTTCTAGCAATGCTGGCGCTGCTGCGTCTGCTCGGGCGCGAGCGCGGCCTCAGCCGTTCATGATGGTGGCGAGCCGGGCATAGCATTCGCCCAAGGGTGTCGCGTCGTCCTTGGCCTGCTTCAGGAAGCCCTCCAGCGCCGGGT
This portion of the Bosea sp. OAE506 genome encodes:
- a CDS encoding MFS transporter, which gives rise to MPAFPRLPEHGLLICGLVVTRIVGWGSTFYALSVVSRDIQRDLSLDVTTVFGGITLLLLTGAALAPAVGRHLDRSGTRGAMCLGALFCALGLVLLSLAQGPISYLASWVVIGIGHAFSLANVGGVTIAHLVGPQARRVIGLMMLATGLSSTVFWPLTAALSAGFGWRTTWLIFAAMQIVIVLPIYAAVPRYRQGAADVPVSAAGAPRPDEARVAPVDRRTAFWLVAAIFSASGLVSWGLPLHLIDLLQNAGIGAAEAVAIAALSGPATLLARLVDATLGDRLPVERTALAGLVLGPLACLMLVVLPGTPLAASGFVLCFSAAMGVISVARATLPLALFGRQAYGTLMGRLTVPQNLAFAAAPLLFAAMIEHLGRDQALVAAAAIQGLAVLAMLALLRLLGRERGLSRS
- the fliJ gene encoding flagellar export protein FliJ, with protein sequence MKSRDTLLRLKRFQVDEKRRRVSQIEMMIADFHRMASDLDREIQSEEARAGISDPAHFAYPTYAKAALGRRDNLRQSADNLKGQLEEAKAELQEAFEDMKKVEILDDREKATERAAEAARDQAMMDSIGLRPRA